CACCCATACTCGTTTTCCCATCGGCACCGGGGAAATGTTCAACACCTGGTATAACGAAACCGAACTCGAGCCCTATGCCTGGCTGATGCAGTATGATCCCGACCGGGCCATGGAAATGCTCGACGAGGCCGGGTTCGTCGATGCCGATGGCGACGGCTGGCGCGACAACCCCGATGGCACCCCCATCGCCTTCGGTATCTCCATGCCCTCGGGCTGGACCGACTGGGTCAATACCGGGCAGACCGTGGCCGAAAACCTGCAGGATATCGGCATCAATGCCAGCCTGAGGACCGTGGACCAGGGCGCCTGGTTCGACGGCGCGCCGCGCGGAGATTTCGACGTCTATGTGATGTGGACCAATGGCGGGCCGACGCCACACAGCCAATACCATCCCATGTTCAATCCGCGGCTGATGGTGCCCGGCCAGATCGACTTCCAGGCCATGCACCAGATGCGCATTCCCGAGGCCGAGGACGCGCTCAACCGCTTCCGCAGCACAGGGGACCGCGACGAACAGCTCGCAACGCTGCTCGAAGTGCACAAGCTGGTCGCCGAGAACGTGCCGGTGATTTCGCTCTTCGCCAACCCAACCTGGTACGAATATTCCACCCGCCGGTTTACCGGCTGGGTGACCGAAGAGAACCCCTATGTTCGTCCGCAGGTTCATGATGGCACACGCGAGCGCGTCATCCACGCCCTGTCCCTGAAGCCGATCGAGAACTGAGGCGGTCGGTTTCTTCGGCACGTTGCCGCCCTTTTGCTTCCCGCCCCCTTGAGGGGAGGAAAGCAAGCCGGAGCGCCGTGGCGGGGTTCGTTTTCGAATCCCGCCCGGCACGACAAAAGGAACAGGACGGATGATCTTTCTGCTGCGGCGCCTCGCCTTTTATCTGGCGGCGTTCTTTCTGGCGGTCACGCTCAATTTCTTTATTCCACGGCTCATGCCGGGCGACCCCTCGGCGCGCATCATCGCGTCCTATCAGGGACGGCTGAACGAGGCGCAGGTGGATGCCATCCGCAAGGCTTACGGCGTGACCGGCTCGCTATGGGAGCAATATCTGAGCTATTTCGCCAGCGTGTTGCGGCTCGATTTCGGCATTTCCACGGTGCAATTCCCCGAGCCGACCGCTTCGCTCCTGTTCTATGGCGCCACCTGGACGCTGGTTCTGGTCGGGCTGGCCATTTTCTTCGCCTTCATCATCGGCTCGCTGATGGGCGTCCATGCCGCCTGGCATCGCGGCGGCTTTTTCGACAGCTTCTTCACGCCGATCAACGTGATGCTGAATGCCTTCACCCCGGCTATCGTGGCTTTGCTGCTGTTCTATGCCTTCTCGCTGCAACTGAAATGGTTTCCCCTGGGGCGCGCTCATGACCCGAGCCTGATGCCGAGTTGGGATCTCAGATTCATCGGCAGCGTCCTTTATCACGCCACTCTGCCGGTGCTCTCCATTTTCCTCGTCAGTTTCGGCGGCTGGCACCTGGGCATGCGCAATGTGATGATCAACCTGCTCAACGAGGACTTCGTCATCCTCGCCCGGGCCAAGGGATTGAGCGATCGCCGCGTCCGTTATCGCTACGTTGCCCGCAACGCCATCCTGCCGCAGATCACGTCATTGGCGCTATCGGTCGGGTTCCTGCTGGGTGGCGCGCTGGTGACCGAGCAGGTGTTCAACTATCCCGGCCTCGGCAAGTTCACCTTCACCGCCATCCAGGCCCGCGATTATTCCTTCATCCAGGGCCAGTTGCTGCTGCTGACCATGTCGGTTCTGGTCGCCAATCTCCTGTCGGACATCGCCAATGTCATCCTCGACCCGCGGCTGAGAAAGGGCTGATCCATGAGCGATATTACCCAATCACGGCCTTTCAGCCTGATCGACCGCCTCGATGAGGAGGCATTGGCCAGCGCCGCCCCGACACAGACCGAACTGATGCGTGAATTGCGCGTCAAACCTCAACCGGGCTGGACCGGCAAGCTGCCGCCGGCAGTTGCCGCCTTCGTGAACAACAAGAAGGGCATGGCAGGCCTGGTAATCCTGCTGACGCTGGTGCTGTTTTCGATCCTCGCCCCCATGCTCAGCGACTACAATCCGAACCGCCGCGCCGGCAAACCGCATGTACAGCCCGGCTATGAGCACGTTCTGGGCACGACGCGCATGGGCAAGGACGTCTTCACCCAGCTCGCCTATGGCGGCCGGGTGAGCCTTGCGGTGGGTTTCGGCGCCGGCATTGCCGCGGCCGCCATCGGTCTGGCGGTCGGCATCTCCGCCGGCTATTTCGGCGGTCGCGTCGACGATGTCCTCACCTTTTTCGTCAACGTCATCCTGGTCTTGCCCGGATTGCCATTGATCATCGTCATCGCCACCATGGTGGAGCAGGCCAGTCCCACCGTGATCGGGCTCGTGCTGGCGGCGACCGGTTGGGGCTGGTCGGCGCGAACGATAAGAACGCAGACCCTGTCCCTGCGTACCCGCGAATTCGTGCTTTCGGCCGAGTTGATGGGGGAGAAGAAGTGGCGCATCGTGCTGGTGGAAATCTTCCCCAATATGCTGAGCTTCTTCATGGGCGGCTTCGTGCTCGGCACCATCGCCGCCATCCTTGCCGAAGCGGCGCTGGAATTCATCGGCCTGGGTGATCCCAATGCTGTCACCTGGGGCACCATGCTGTTCTGGGCGCAGAGCAATCTGGCCCTGCAAAGCGGCGCCTGGTGGGAGATATGGCCGCCCTGCATCGCTATCATGCTGACCGGCGCGGCGCTGGTTCTCGTCAATTTTGCAGTGGACGAAATCACCAATCCGCAGCTCAAAGTGGGTCGCAAGATCGGCCTGATCCGCAAATTCCTGAAGCGCCGGGGGAGAAGCGCCGATGTCTTCTGATCGCGCCATGATCGAGGTGCGCAGCCTCACCGTCGATTATATCGGCGAAAGCTCCGTCGCCCGCGCCGTCAACGGCATCGACTTCGATATCAAGGAAGGCGAGGCCTTCGGTCTGGCCGGCGAAAGCGGCTGCGGCAAGTCCACCGTGGCGTTCGCGCTGGCTCGCCTGACCCGGCTGCCGGGCCTGGTTTCGGGCGGCCAGGTTCGGCTCAATGGCGACGATGTGCTGAAATTCGACAAGGCAAGGCTCAAGGCCTATCGCTGGAACGAGGTCAGCTTCGTCTTCCAATCGGCCATGAACGCGCTCAATCCGGTGATCCCGGTTTCCGAGCAGATCATGGATGTCATCGAAACCCATGAGCCGGGCCTGGGCCAGGATGGCGCCCGCGAGCGCGCCGTCAGCCTGTTCGAGCTGGTGGGTATTCCGCCCGCCCGCCTCGACGATTTCCCGCATCAATTTTCGGGCGGCATGCGCCAGCGCATCTGTATCGCCATCGCTTTGGCGCTCAGTCCCAAGCTCATCATCATGGATGAGCCGACGACGGCGCTCGATGTGGTGGTGCAGCGCGATATCATCGAGCAGATCGTCGAGCTCAAGAGCCGGCTGGGCTTCTCGGTGCTGTTCATCACGCACGATCTGGGCCTGATGATCGAATTCTGCGACCGCATCGGCGTCATGTATTCGGGGGAATTGGTGGAAGTGGCTCCTGCCGCGTCCATCCTGACCCATCCCCTTCACCCCTATACGCGAGCCTTGGGCAACAGCTTCCCGCCACTGACCGGGCCGCGCGTGCGGCTCGAGGGCATTGCCGGCACCCCGCCGGACCTGCGCGCGCTGCCGGAAGGCTGCCGCTTCGCGCCCCGCTGCCCACGCGCCATGGATATCTGCCGCGTCCAAGCCCCCGAACTGCGTTATTATTCCGAACACCGGAGCGAGGCCGCATGCCACTTGCTGAACTAGACGCCCCCGGCAAGACGGTGATGGCCGAGGCGCCGGTGATCGAAATGGACCAGGTCGACAAGGAATTCGTCCTTGGCGGCGCCTTTCTGAACCAGACTTTCCTCAGGGCCCTGTCGGGCATCTCCCTCAAGCTGACGCGGGGCAAGGCCCTGGCATTGGTGGGAGAATCCGGATCGGGCAAATCCACCTGCGCCCGCATGGTCGCTCGCGCCTATGAGCCCAGTGGCGGCGCCATCCGCTTCCATGGCGAGGATATCAGCCATTTTCGCGGCCCGCGCCTGCAGCTTTATCGTTCGGAAGTACAGATGGTGTTTCAGGACCCTTTCGGCTCACTGAATCCCACCCAGTCCATCGGCTATCATCTCGAACGGCCGCTGCGCCTGCATCGGCCCGATATCACGGGCAAGGCGGTGGAGGCGGAAATGCTGACCTTGCTGGAAAGCGTCGGTCTCCGGCCGGCCGGCGACTATCTCAAGCGTCGTCCGCATGAACTTTCCGGCGGCCAGCGCCAGCGTGTCGCCATTGCCCGCGCGCTGTCGGTGCAGCCGCAAGTGCTGCTGGCCGATGAGCCGACCTCCATGCTCGACGTTTCGGTGCGCCTGGGCATTCTCAACCTGCTCGAAGACTTGAAGCAACAGCGCAATCTCGCCGCGCTCTACATCACCCATGACATCGCTACCGCGCGTTATTTCGCCGAGGAAACCGCGGTGATGTATGCCGGCCACCTGGTGGAGCAGGGCCCCAGCCGGGAAATCACCGACAATCCAAGGCATCCCTATACGCAGTTGCTGATCGAGGCCGTGCCCGACCCCAAACGCAAGATCGCCGCCACCCGCACAAGACGCGCCACGGATATTCCGCTCTGGACCCGCCAGAGCCGTGGCTGCCCCTTCGTCTCGCGCTGCCCCAGGGCCATCTCGATCTGCAAGGAGACGATGCCGGAGCCCACGCCATTGGGATCGGCACATTATGTTCGCTGCCACAATCTTTAGAGCCGGCGGGATAAGGCCGGCAGACGGGGTGATGGCGGCTCCGTACCCGCCCTCAAGCCAGCCGGACGCCGCTGGCGTCGAAGCGATGCAGGCGAGCGGCGGGATAATCGTAGCTGACCATTTCGCCGATGGCGGGTATGTCCCGGCTGGTCTGGCGCACCGTCAGCAATTCGCCCTGTCCGATGTCGAGGAACACATAAGTATCCGCTCCGAGATATTCGACATAACCGACCTTGCCCTGATGCGGCCCCAAGCCCAGCGTTATGTCCTCGGGGCGGATGCCGACCGTATGAGCGCCTGCGGCCTCGGCCTGGGGACCGTTGAGCAGGTTCATTTTCGGCGAGCCGATAAAGCCGGCGACGAACAGCGATTGCGGGTGCTCGTAAAGTTCTTCGGGCGTACCGATCTGTTCGACCCGGCCGGCATTGAGCACCACGATCCGGTCGGCCAGGGTCATGGCCTCGACCTGGTCATGGGTCACATAGACCATGGTGGTTTGCGGCAAACCTTCCTTGAGCTTGGCGATTTCGAGACGGGTGGCGACGCGGAGCGCCGCATCGAGATTGGACAGCGGCTCATCGAACAGGAAGACCTGCGGGTCGCGCACGATGGCCCGCCCGATGGCGACGCGCTGACGCTGGCCGCCGGACAGTTCGCGCGGATAGCGGTCGAGATAGGGTTCGAGTTGAAGCTTGCGCGCCGCATCGGCGACGCGGGCCTCGATTTCGGCGCGCGGGGCCCGGCGCAGCTTCATCGAATAGGCCATGTTCTCCCGCACGCTCATATGCGGATAGAGCGCATAGGATTGGAACACCATGGCGATGCCCCGTTTGCTGGCGGGAACCCGGTTTACCACGCGTCCGCCGATTTCCAGCGTACCGGAGGTGATGCTTTCAAGGCCCGAAATGCAGCGCAGAAGCGTGGACTTGCCGCAACCGGAAGGACCGACAAAGATCACGAACTCACCCGACTTGATGTCGAGATTGATGTCCCTGAGAACCTCCACCGGGCCGAAGTTCTTGCGCAGATTGGTGATCTTGAT
This genomic stretch from Devosia sp. YIM 151766 harbors:
- a CDS encoding ABC transporter permease, whose product is MIFLLRRLAFYLAAFFLAVTLNFFIPRLMPGDPSARIIASYQGRLNEAQVDAIRKAYGVTGSLWEQYLSYFASVLRLDFGISTVQFPEPTASLLFYGATWTLVLVGLAIFFAFIIGSLMGVHAAWHRGGFFDSFFTPINVMLNAFTPAIVALLLFYAFSLQLKWFPLGRAHDPSLMPSWDLRFIGSVLYHATLPVLSIFLVSFGGWHLGMRNVMINLLNEDFVILARAKGLSDRRVRYRYVARNAILPQITSLALSVGFLLGGALVTEQVFNYPGLGKFTFTAIQARDYSFIQGQLLLLTMSVLVANLLSDIANVILDPRLRKG
- a CDS encoding ABC transporter permease; this encodes MRELRVKPQPGWTGKLPPAVAAFVNNKKGMAGLVILLTLVLFSILAPMLSDYNPNRRAGKPHVQPGYEHVLGTTRMGKDVFTQLAYGGRVSLAVGFGAGIAAAAIGLAVGISAGYFGGRVDDVLTFFVNVILVLPGLPLIIVIATMVEQASPTVIGLVLAATGWGWSARTIRTQTLSLRTREFVLSAELMGEKKWRIVLVEIFPNMLSFFMGGFVLGTIAAILAEAALEFIGLGDPNAVTWGTMLFWAQSNLALQSGAWWEIWPPCIAIMLTGAALVLVNFAVDEITNPQLKVGRKIGLIRKFLKRRGRSADVF
- a CDS encoding ABC transporter ATP-binding protein; the encoded protein is MSSDRAMIEVRSLTVDYIGESSVARAVNGIDFDIKEGEAFGLAGESGCGKSTVAFALARLTRLPGLVSGGQVRLNGDDVLKFDKARLKAYRWNEVSFVFQSAMNALNPVIPVSEQIMDVIETHEPGLGQDGARERAVSLFELVGIPPARLDDFPHQFSGGMRQRICIAIALALSPKLIIMDEPTTALDVVVQRDIIEQIVELKSRLGFSVLFITHDLGLMIEFCDRIGVMYSGELVEVAPAASILTHPLHPYTRALGNSFPPLTGPRVRLEGIAGTPPDLRALPEGCRFAPRCPRAMDICRVQAPELRYYSEHRSEAACHLLN
- a CDS encoding ABC transporter ATP-binding protein, with the translated sequence MPLAELDAPGKTVMAEAPVIEMDQVDKEFVLGGAFLNQTFLRALSGISLKLTRGKALALVGESGSGKSTCARMVARAYEPSGGAIRFHGEDISHFRGPRLQLYRSEVQMVFQDPFGSLNPTQSIGYHLERPLRLHRPDITGKAVEAEMLTLLESVGLRPAGDYLKRRPHELSGGQRQRVAIARALSVQPQVLLADEPTSMLDVSVRLGILNLLEDLKQQRNLAALYITHDIATARYFAEETAVMYAGHLVEQGPSREITDNPRHPYTQLLIEAVPDPKRKIAATRTRRATDIPLWTRQSRGCPFVSRCPRAISICKETMPEPTPLGSAHYVRCHNL
- the ugpC gene encoding sn-glycerol-3-phosphate ABC transporter ATP-binding protein UgpC, translating into MADIKITNLRKNFGPVEVLRDINLDIKSGEFVIFVGPSGCGKSTLLRCISGLESITSGTLEIGGRVVNRVPASKRGIAMVFQSYALYPHMSVRENMAYSMKLRRAPRAEIEARVADAARKLQLEPYLDRYPRELSGGQRQRVAIGRAIVRDPQVFLFDEPLSNLDAALRVATRLEIAKLKEGLPQTTMVYVTHDQVEAMTLADRIVVLNAGRVEQIGTPEELYEHPQSLFVAGFIGSPKMNLLNGPQAEAAGAHTVGIRPEDITLGLGPHQGKVGYVEYLGADTYVFLDIGQGELLTVRQTSRDIPAIGEMVSYDYPAARLHRFDASGVRLA